A single Vidua chalybeata isolate OUT-0048 chromosome 20, bVidCha1 merged haplotype, whole genome shotgun sequence DNA region contains:
- the RPA1 gene encoding replication protein A 70 kDa DNA-binding subunit — MSVRLSEGAIAAIMQGEEVSKPVLQVINTRAIATGTGPPRYRVLMSDGVNTLSSFMLATQLNSLVEEERLSARCICQVNRFIVNSLKDGRRVVILMDVNVLQTADQVGGPIGNPQPYNEGQGQRSAAPAGNPAASKPQQQNGNLSGAGPAAPKYHAPSNQFGKASAPSALKTPGGSQVKVVPIASLNPYQSKWTICARVTQKGQIRTWSNSRGEGKLFSIELVDESGEIRATAFNDQADKFFPLIELNKVYYFTKGNLKTANKQYTAVKNDYEITFTNETSVVPCDDAQHLPSVQFDFVSISDLENTPKDSIVDVIGICKSYEDVTKITVKANNREVSKRNVHLMDTSGKLVTATLWGNEAEQFDGSRQPVIAIKGARVSDFGGRSLSVLSSSTVVINPDSPEAFKLRGWFDSEGQLLECASISDVRGGPAAGANTNWKTLFEAKSENLGQGDKADYFSCVGTIVHLRKENCMYQACPSQDCNKKVIDQQNGLYRCEKCDREFPNFKYRLMLLVTIADCLEYQWVTCFQDTAEFILGQNAAFLGELKEKNEQAFEEVFQNANFNTYEFRIRVKLETYNDESRIKATAMDVKPVNYREYSKRLIANIRRNAQLG, encoded by the exons ATGAGCGTGCGGCTGAGCGAGGGGGCCATCGCG GCCATAATGCAAGGGGAGGAAGTCTCCAAGCCCGTGCTGCAAGTCATC aataCACGGGCTATTGCCACAGGAACGGGGCCCCCACGTTACCGAGTGCTGATGAGTGATGGGGTGAACACCCTCTCCT cattcATGTTGGCAACACAGCTGAACTCCCTGGTGGAAGAGGAACGCTTGTCAGCCCGGTGTATTTGCCAGGTTAACAGATTCATTGTCAACAGCCTGAAAGATGGAAG GAGAGTGGTGATCCTGATGGATGTGAATGTCCTGCAAACTGCTGATCAGGTTGGTGGGCCTATTGGCAATCCCCAGCCATACAATGAGG GACAAGGGCAACgttctgcagctccagcaggaaacCCAGCAGCCagcaaaccacagcagcaaaaTGGCAATTTGTCTGGAGCAG gtcctgctgctcccaagTACCACGCTCCCTCCAACCAGTTTGGAAAAGcgagtgctcccagtgccctgaAGACACCTGGGGGGTCTCAGGTCAAAGTGGTGCCGATTGCCAGCTTGAATCCGTACCAGTCCAA GTGGACCATTTGTGCTCGTGTTACCCAAAAAGGTCAGATCCGCACGTGGAGCAACTCTCGTGGGGAAGGAAAGCTCTTTTCCATAGAGCTGGTTGATGAAAGT GGTGAGATTAGAGCTACTGCATTCAACGATCAAGCAGACAAGTTCTTTCCACTCATTGAATTGAACAAG GTATATTATTTTACCAAAGGCAATTTGAAGACTGCTAACAAGCAATATACAGCTGTTAAGAATGACTATGAGATTACATTCACTAATGAGACTTCAGTTGTGCCCTGTGATGATGCCCAGCATCTTCCATCTGTTCAGTTTGATTTTGTATCCATCTCTGACTTGGAGAACACACCCAAAGACTCGATTGTTG ATGTAATTGGAATTTGCAAGAGCTACGAAGATGTCACTAAAATTACAGTGAAAGCTAACAATAGGGAGGTTTCAAAGAGGAATGTGCATCTGATGGATACATCAGGGAAACTGGTGACAGCTACACTGTGGGGAAATGAG GCTGAACAGTTTGATGGTTCCAGACAACCTGTAATTGCCATCAAAGGAGCCCGTGTCTCTGACTTTGGTGGCAGAAGCCTGTCTGTCCTGTCCTCCAGCACAGTTGTCATCAACCCTGATAGCCCAGAGGCTTTCAAGCTCCGAGGATG GTTTGACTCTGAGGGGCAGCTTCTGGAATGTGCCTCCATCTCTGATGTGAGGGGTgggccagcagctggagcaaataCCAACTGGAAAACTTTGTTTGAAGCCAAATCTGAGAACTTGGGACAAGGAGATAAG gcagattattttAGCTGTGTGGGCACAATTGTACATCTGCGCAAAGAGAACTGCATGTACCAGGCATGTCCCTCTCAGGATTGCAACAAGAAAGTGATAGACCAGCAAAACGGACTTTACCGCTGCGAGAAGTGTGACCGCGAATTCCCCAACTTCAAGTACCGCCTGATGCTGCTG GTGACCATTGCAGACTGTCTGGAGTATCAGTGGGTGACTTGTTTTCAAGACACAGCAGAATTCATTCTTGGGCAAAATGCAGCTTTCCTGGGAGAACTGAAGGAAAAG AACGAGCAGGCTTTTGAAGAAGTGTTCCAAAATGCAAACTTCAACACCTATGAGTTCAGGATCCGGGTGAAACTGGAGACTTACAAT GATGAATCTCGTATTAAGGCCACAGCAATGGACGTCAAACCCGTGAACTACAGAGAATACAGCAAGAGATTGATTGCCAACATCAGGAGAAATGCTCAGCTGGGGTGA